The DNA window GAGAAATACTCACCCGACGGCGAAACAAAGTACAACGCAATCACGGCCAGCAGCAGCGCCCCGCCGACGCCGGTCAAAAATCGCCCCAGACCGCGATGCCAGTAAAAACTGATCCATAACGGCAACAGATACAGCGGATAGTAGATCATCGCCATTGCCGCCCCCATGAAAACGCCCGAGGTCAGCGGCCGGCGATAAAAGAACACGCCCCAGATCATCAGCGCACCGGGAAACACATGGTCGATCCGGCCTGTCATGTGGGCCGTGTAGGGCAGCATGAGATAGAGCGTGGCTACGCCAATCCCCGTCTGCAGGTTATTGAAATGACGATAACCAATGCCCGCAATGCCCAGCACAATCGCCAGTTGCGACAGCACCACCACGACTTTGAGCACGCCCGTATAAAAGGCTCCCACCGGCAAGCGGACCGACTCCGCCGAATCATCGGCGCGAGGAGCCTGGGGATAGCTCATCGTGGCCAAAATGGGCGGCTTGGTAAACAGCGGGAAACCTGGTCCATGCTCCCGCTGCCCGCGATGATCGCGCGTAGGTTCGCGCGTCGGCTCGCTGACAATCACATTCGCGGTCAAAAACACAATCAGCGACACGCCAATAAACGCCAGGCCCCCGGTCGTCAGATTCGGCTGCAGCAAAGGGCGCCGGACCATGGTGACATCGAGCATCAGCCTGATGACGATCAGCAGCCCCACGATAAACAGCCACATATGCCCCAGATACGCCATCGAACGAGCCGATTCGTGTTCGGCGATCGAAGGCTGGAGTGCTTGCTCGCGACGCTTGCGTACGCTCTCGACCAGGACCGGGTCGTCCGGGTCCGGCGGCGCTTCGGCCTGATGCGAACGGTAGACCCGGTCGAAGTTTTGAAAGGCCTGCATCTGCCTTTGCTGGCCATAATCGGCCAGCAGCATGCCCGGAGCCAGCAGGATCAGGAGCAGCAGATCGAGATTCCGCACGCTCCACAAGCGGTTAAACTTGAAGTAAAGGCCGAGCATCAGCAGCGACGACAGGTAGATCCATGTCGTCGGACTGATTTTTTCGTAACCGAGAGGGAACTCGCTCATGTTTGATCGGAGCGGCGGGAGCCTCAAGAAGAACAGCTATCAGAATAAAGAGCTGCGCCCTATTTGCAACCGCCGTTTAGACTTATCGGCAGTTTTCATCGGACGTTTTCCCCTCGCGCTGGGCCGCACCCACACCTTCCTCGTAGACCGTTTTACCCATTCTGGCGCTGCACAACCGGGCACGATGTCCGCTTGCCGCCCTTCGCTCTCGCCGTTCGTTTCAGCGAAGCCCCGCTTTTTACGGGCTGCGTTCCCCCATTCCCCTCGCGGAGGAGTCCCCGACCGGTCATTCCGACAATTTTCCGCCGGCTAATTCCAGTCTTCGCCCAGCCGCTGCCGGGCTTCGTCCGCCCAGGGGCTGGTCGGCGCACCTTCCAGGAACTTTCGCCAGTTCTGGTCTGCTTCGCGCTGTCGGCCCAGGTCATCGAGTGTGCGAGCCAGATGATAGAGTACATCGGGATAGTCGTCGTGCCGCGACAAGGCGCCTTGAAAGGCGGCCACCGCCAGCTCCAGCTGCCCCAGTTCGGCCAGTACGCAGCCCAGGTTGGCCCGGGCCTCGACATAGTCCTCGTCGACTTCAATCGCCATATAGTACCGTTCTCGAGCGCCAGCCAGGTCCCCCTGGCGATACAGCCATTCGGCCAGCTGGAAACAGGCCTCAGGCCGCGGTCCGCCGGCGGCCAGGGCGGCCCGGAGTAACTCAATCGCCAGCTCCAGCTGGCCTTCGTCTTCCACCTGGGCGGCGGCCTCCATCAGCTCTTCGGGCGAGGTCGGCTCGGGGCTGGGCGGAAAAGCGAGCGCCGAGTCCTGTACGGCCTCAGCCGCTTCGGCTGCTTCAAAATCAAGCCGCAGCTGGCCGCCCGGTTCGATCAGCCCTTCGCCGCTGCGGAGCAGGATCTGTCGTCCTTCGACCAGGATCGAAAGCTGCGCCAGCGGACGGTCCACATCGGGCAGATAGCGGGCCAGTTCCGCCAGCTTTTTCTCAATGGCGGCTGGGGAGGCGCCGGCTGCGATCAGCTTGGCCAGACGCCGGGCGCTGGCCACTTCCTGGAAGTCAAAATAGGGCAGGCGCTTGACCTCGCGAACCGGCGTAATCAATCCCCGACGGAGCCAGCGGCGAATGGCTGAAACGGGCACTTCCAGCAGATCGGCCAGCATGGCGGGCGTATACAGTTCCCGCACGCCCGGTCCGCCTTCGACATACCCCAGACGGGACCAGAACTCGGTTTCGCTGAGAATTTCCAGCTGTCCCTTGGCGGCCGCATCGCGGATGCTTTCCGACAGCGACTCTTCGTGCTCGCCCAGCGGCAGAGAGTCGGCTCCAATCACGATCCAGTCGACCGACTCCTCGACCCGGGGCACGGAAACGCCGCCGTGCTGGCGGACGATCCGCTGGGCTTCGCGCTGGTTGACGCCGCCCAGCTTCCCGACGAAGGCAATCCGTTTTTGGGACAACTGGGGAATGCCTGGCGCCGGCTCTGCCGCGGTGACCGCTTCTTCCTCGGCCAGTTCGTCGGCAGCTTCTTCTTCAGCCAGCTCGTCCACCGCCTGGGCGGCAAACCGGTCGGCTGCGGCCTCTGCAGGCGTTTCCTCGGCAGCGGAATTTTCGAGCAGTTCGTCATCAGCGGCGGGGGAATCAGACATCGACAGCCGTGAGCAGAAGGGGCCGGAAATTACAGATCTCTCGCCATGATACCAAAGAACGCGGCGCGCCGGACGCAGGGGACACACGAGGAAATGCCGCATCCGCCCTCCGTGGGAAGACCGCAGGAAGAATCCCCGCGATCAAAGCGGCCAGACGCCAGCAGGGCGAAAGAAACGGGACGCCAAAGGCGTCCCTGGACGCCTTGCCGCCGATCAGGTCGGCAAGGCGAAATTTGTCGCAAGGGAAGCGACGCCGATCAGGCGTCGGGACCTTCCAGCGTTTCGGGCAGGGCCGGCAGTTCAAGCTGCGGCCTGCCAGTGTCGTCGGCGTCGCTGGCGGCGTTCTGGTCGTCGCCATGGCCCAGGTCTTCGGGTACGGCGGGCGTTTCCACCCGCTGGCGATCCTGGCTGCTATCGGCAGCGGAAGCCTGGCCGTTGTCGATGATGCTTCGCTGGCCGTCGCTGACCGGCTTCTCCGCTTCAATCGAAGGAGCAATGTCAGCGGGCACGGTGCTTTGACCTGAGTACCCCTGATCGTTGTAACCCTGGTCGCTATAACCCTGGTCCGCCTGTTCGCTGACGCCGTACTGCACCGAACCATCGGGGCAGATCGGCTGTTTCAGAACGACGGTCCGCGGCACGCGACACACGGTCGTGTAGGGCGTCCATTTGGCGACGGTGTGCGGCTCCTGGATGACCCGTTTTTCGCAAACCATTTTGCAAACCTTGACGGGCGTTTCTTCGACGCGTTCTTCGTACACCCAGCGACAGGTGGTGACAGGAACCTTGCGGACCATCTGCTGTTCCACATAGCGGCAGGTGCGGACGGGTACTTTGTACGAGACCCGTTCAATCACCTGTTTCCGCACCGTGCACGGAACCTGGGTGACCTGGACTTCCTGCTGCATGCGGCAAACCTGGGTCTGGTAAGGCTCGTTCACCACTTCGTCGATGTAACGCGTCACCTGGACGGGCGTTTCCTGGGCGACCACTTTGGCGACCATCTGCGTCTGGGGCACCTGGACGGTCACCACATTGGGAACGTAGACCTTTTGCGTGGCGTAGCAGCCAGGCGTGGTTTCCGGCACCCAGTGCAGGCCGCCGCGGTAGTAACGGGCGGTTCCCGTCGCGGGATCCACGCCGCAGTAACCCGACAGCCAGCGGAGTCGAGTGCTGGTGATGCCCGGCTTGTAGACTTGCTGGTCGACATAGCCGCCCTGGTCGACGCATTCGTTACGGTAGGTGGTGACCTGCTCGTAGGTGGTGACGTTCTGGGTCTGCATGATCGTTTCCGTCACCGGCTTCCGCACGGTGTACTGGCGATTCTGCGTGATGGTTTCCCAGACCGGCTTGTTCACCACCTGGCGCTGTTCGCGGGTCTGGGTTTCATCGACGTACCGCATGCGATCGTAGCTTTGCTCCTGGTAGGAGGTTTCCACGATCGGCTTGAGCACGGTGTAGGTTTCTTCCCGCTCGTTCGTTTCCATCACGGGACGGGCGACTTTGTAACGCTTTTCGCGCGTTTCGGTCGTCCATACCGGACGGTACGAGGTGACCTCCCGCTCCTGCATGACGGTTTCGTAAGTCAGACGATACGAGGTAACCGGCTGCTCTTCGTACACCGTCTGGCACTGCACGCGATACGTTACGCCGCAGCCGCAATCCTGGGCGCCCAGGACCCCAGTCATACAAAGCAGCGCACCGATCAAGCTTCCTGGCACGATATATTTCATAACACTTCTACCTCGGCTCCAAGAACCTGCTGAACTTTTACGCGCAATCCGGGCGGCTGGAGAGGACAAGCCGTCGCCAGTCGCCGCCGCACGTCATTGCTTATTTATTGAATGAGACGACGCCGTTGCTATTGTTTGCCGGAAAGCCAGTCTGCCGCGTGGTTCGCAGGAACCTGAGGACAGCGTCTGTTTCCCAGCATCAACAACTGTTGGGGATCTTCCCACCGTGGACAAGAGCTGAGCCTGCTGGCTCAGCCGGTCAGGGGCCTCCGTCGTGGCGCCCGATTGGAAGTCAGCGGTTGACCCGCCAGCGACGGGGTGAATCCCCGTTGGTTGCGGACGGCCGTCTGACTGCCTTCACTAGTGTGGCGAAGGTTCCGAACTTCTGCAAACCGAATTCGGCGCTGCGAACCCCAGCTTTCGCCACCAAAATTATATAGGTCAACGAGTTAAAAAAATTGGAAATAAATTCAAGAATTGGCGGAGTACCTCCGGCTTTAACTAACCGGCCTGGAAGACTTTAGCGATTGCAACGACAGCGCCGCCGGCGCCACCGGCTGACATGATTGTGTCACTTGCGCCAGCCCCCCTGGCAAGCTGGCGCCAGCAATCCTCGCCCCTGCGCCCCGTGCTGTATCCCAACCCGCAATCAGCATCAGCCGTAGTGGACTTCGCCAGAGGTCCCCTGCTCCTCCCCAATCCCAAAGCGGTGATCCAGCACACTCGCCGGGGCGCAAAGAAAAACGCCGGACGGTAACGTCCGGCGTCTGGTCGTTTGAGATTTCGCCCATCGGGCAGGGTGGAGACAAGGTTTACAAGGGGAACTCTTCTTCGGCCGCTTTGTTGCCGTAGATCGGCATGTGGCGGTAGTAAACCTCGAGGATCATGGTCGCCATGCAGGTGCTGTACAACCGGCCGGCTCGACTGGCATGTCCGCCGCCAAAGTGAAAGCTGCCTTTCTGGTGCCCATCTTTGTCCTGCACGGACACCAGGTAGTCGCGCATCTGCACGTTCCATTTATCCCAGTTCTCGCCGCCGACATGCTTCACCACCTGGGTGGCGTAGTAGTTGTAATACATGTCCGTTTTGGAGGGCCCTCTGGAAGCCAGGAACTCGACGCCGCGTTGCAGGGCTGGCTCTTCTTTTTTCCAGCCCAGATACATGCGGCAGAGCAGCCCGACAGCGGTGGTCGCCGGTCGCTTGGCGGCCGGATCCCGGTATCCATAGTAGGCGCCGCTTTCGGCCTGCACGCTATCGAGGAACTTCATCGCTCCGCGGACCGTATTCGGCGGCACCTGCAGGTAACCCATGTGGCCGCTTTTCAGGCCCATGATCTGCCAGCCCACAATCGACGTGTCGCCAGCACTTCGGGCGCTATAACCCCAGCCGCCGCCGACCGGGTCCTGGGCGTAGGAAACAAAGTTCAACGACGCCTGGGCCGGAATCAGTAGCCCGCGGTCCTGGGTCATGGCATACGCTTCGCACAGGCAGATCGTCGCCAGCCCATGCGAATACATGCTGCCGCCGGCTTCATGAAAGCTGCCGGCGCCGTGGTCGTTTTTAATATGGGCGACCAGATACTGCAGCCCGCCGCGGACGGTTTCTTTGTACTCGCCTTCCAGGTGCGTGTGGCCGGCTCCGAGGAACGGCAGCAACGCCATGGCGGTCGCTGCATTGCGGGCCGTATCCATTTCGCCGGTGTTGGCGCAACGTCCCTGGCAGCGGCCCAGGGTATGGTCGTAGCTCCAGCCGCCGTCCGGATACTGATGTTCGGCGAGCCAGCGCAGGGCAGCCGCTACGGCCGCTTCGCTGGATTCATTCCCACCGTACTTGGAGATCATCTGGGCGCGGGCCTTGACGCCGCGGCCATCCACGCCGTGGCCGGCCATGGCGCCTACGGTCGCCAGCAAATCATTACGCGGTGCGGTGGTCGGGCCGAAATCGCTCAGCATGACGGAAACGGCGGCCGCTTCGATATCATTCGCCAGGGTGACCTCTTCGGTCACTTCAACCGGCGTGTCGAACACCATGTCGGAAACGATTGGCGACGGCGTCACCACCACTTCTTCGGTGGACACCTCGGGCTTCACCATTTCTTCGAGCTCTTCGACCTCGTCGATCGGCTCTTCAATCGCCGGTGGAGCCACCACCAGCTGGTTGACGTCGCCCGAACCATCGTCGACCGATAACGTCCACATGCCCAGGATAACCAGCAACACCATGTGCACCACCAAGCTGACCAGCCAACTGGGCGCCGCGGTGAAAAAGACAAACCGATGACCGTCGTGGATACTCTCTTCGTAGTATTCTTCTTCGGATTCGGCTGGATCGGCAGTTAGATTTTGGCTCATATGTTTCTCAAAGAGAGAGTCGCTACTCAACCTAAGTATCCCGCTTACCTTCGTAGACTACGCCAGAAACCAGGAAAAAACAAGCGTTATTGCCTTCGACTCGTGGCCGACCGCCGCCCCGACGGAACTGTCCCAGCGGCCCGCATTGCCGGACCGGCACGGCCTCAAACGTAACACCATTGGAGGAAAGCATTACCACGCCTGGGGATACGCCCGTTATTCCACTTTCGCCATGGTGCAGGCGAAGTCGAAACGGGCCGCCAGCTTCCCGTCCAGAGTGACTTTCGCGGTCAGAAAGAAGGTGTCGGCCAGCCGCTCGTTCAGCGTGACGTTCAGCAGAATTGTATCGCCGGGCCGGACCATTTTTTTGAATTTCACATCGCCCAGCCGGGTGGCGACAGGAACCGCCCCCTCTGCTGCCGCCGCATACGTCGACAGCAGCACGGCCCCCGCCTGCATGGCGCTTTCACACAGAATCACCCCCGGAACCAGTGGGAAATCCGGGTAATGGCCCTGGAAAAAGAACTCGTCCGGCGTGAACGTTTTCCGGCATTGAATCTGGTTCTCCGACTGCTCGACGATCTCGTCAAGCAGCAGCATCGGCCGGCGATGGGGAATCGCGGCATGGATTTTTTCAAGCGTCATAATGAGAAACGGCCTAAACGGCGAAAAGGACAATCGAAACAAGCGGCGCCAGGAACGACTGCCGGATCGGGAAGTGTCGTCGCACGAGGCTTGCCAGCCTGGGAGAGCTTAGCTGGCTTTGAACAGGTTGAAGGTAATATGGGCCTGACCCTGGTGATGGGCTTCGTGCCAGCTGATAATCTGCAGCACGCTCAGCAGGGTCAATTTCCGGCCGTCGCGAGCCTCCCACATGATATCGCCCAGCTGGGATTCGCTCAGTCCCGCTAGTGTGCCGAGCAGTTCTTCCCGTCCGGTCGCCAGCACCTGGCGAATTTCGTCCGCCGAGGGAATCTGGTCGTCGGGCGTGCTGCCGCCCTGGAACCGCGACCACAGATCGGAAAACTTTCCCGTTCCTTTGGCCAGTCGCTCAACGGCGAAGATCTCTTCGGTAATGCCAATATGCATCAGCTGCCACGCAATGTGGGCCCTGCCCGCTCCCGGTCGCCAGGCCAGGGCGGCAGGCAGATCGGCCTCACGTTCCATCCGCTCCAGCAGCCCTAGCGTGCGTCCGCGGTTAAACTCAAAATGCTGAGTAAAGGTTTCAAAGACGCTCATCGGGCTCATTCCTCAAAGGAAGGGGCGAATGGGGTTAGCCGCCTGGCGGGCTCGAGCCCTAAATTACGAAGTTGCCGCCGGACTGTCTATTGGACGCCTCCCAGGCCCGCACGGAAGTCGCATGAACCAAGAGCAGAAGAGACTTTTTGATACCGATCCCGCTCCCTGGGATCTCGACGAGGCAGAGGAGAAGTGCGTCGCGACGGTGGTTTTCTCCGAGCCGCCCTTTGGCCCGTTTGATTACCTGGTCCCTACGCGGCTGCAGGGACGGATCGAAGCCGGTCGCCGGCTGCAGGCCCCGCTGGGCCGCGGCAATCGGGTCGTCACGGCGTACTGCGTGTCCGTGGAGTTCCGCCCCACGACCCGCCGCCTGAAAGAGATCCGCACCGTCATCGACGACGCCGCGCTGCTCTCGCCCGCCATGCTGCGGCTGACCAGTTGGATCGCCGAACAGTACCTGTGCCCCTGGGGGAAAGCGATCGAGGCCGTCGTTCCCGCCGGCGTCCGCGGCCAGGCAGGCTCCCGGGAGATGACCTTTCTCTCCGTCCCGCGGAATGTGGCCGCCAAACTGACGACTTTGAAACTGCCGCCCAAACAGCAGGAAGCGCTCGAGCGTCTGGCCGCCTCGACCCGCGCCATGACGCCGGCCGAACTGGCCGACGCGGCCCATTGCACCATGGGACCGATCGCCGCCTTGCGGAAAAAAGGACTCGTCGACGCCGAAGTCCGCCGCGTGCAGCAAGGCGACCATGAGATCCCCTCCGAGCCGCCCGGCGAAAAGCTTACTCTCAACCCGGCCCAGCAGGCGGCGCTCGACGCCATCCGCCGCACGCTCGACAGCGCCAAGCATGAAACGCTCCTGGTGCACGGCGTAACCGGCAGCGGCAAAACAGAGATCTACATTCGCGCCATCGAAGAGGTCATCCGTTTTGGCCGCCAGGCGATTGTGCTGGTGCCCGAGATCAGCCTCACGCCGCAAACGCGGCAGCGGTTTCGCTCCCGCTTCCAGTCCGTCGCCGTGCTGCACAGCCGACTCACGCCGTCGGAGCGTCACTGGCACTGGCAGCGTATCGCGGAAGGAAAGATCGAGGTCATCGTCGGCGCCCGGAGCGCGATCTTCGCCCCCACGCCCAACCTGGGGCTGATCGTGCTCGATGAAGAACACGACGCCTCCTTCAAGCAGGATTCGGAACCCCGGTACCATGCCCGCGAAGTGGCGTTGCGGAGAGCGCAAGAAGAACAGATCCCGCTGGTGCTGGGCTCGGCGACGCCCGCGCTGGAAAGCTGGCAACGGGCCCTGTCCGGTCAGTTTCGCCGCATTGATCTGCCGCTGCGCGTCGCCGACCGGCCGTTTCCGCTGACCGAGGCAATCGACCTGCGGGCCGAGTTCACCCACCAGGGCAGCCGCGGCGCCATCAGCCGCCCTTTGCACAATGCCATGCGAACCGCCCTGGAAGACGAAGGCCAGATCATCCTGCTGCTGAACCGAAGGGGATTCTCCACCAACATCCAGTGCCCGGCCTGCGGCCATGTGGTGAAGTGCGACCAGTGCGATATCGCCCTGACCCATCATCGCGACGGCGACCAGGCCATCTGCCATTACTGCGACTACCGCATTCCACCGCCGCCTTCCTGTCCTGAGTGCCAGTTTGCTGGCATTCGTTACGGCGGGCTGGGAACGCAGCGGCTGGAGACCGAAGTCAAAGCCCGGTTCCCGGACACGTCCTGCGTGCGGATGGATTCCGACAGCATGCAAAAACCAGGCAGCCATGAGAAAGCGCTCGCTTCCTTCCGCGCCGGCGATGTTCGGATTCTGCTTGGCACGCAGATGATCGCCAAAGGCCTCGATTTCCCCAACGTCACGCTCGTCGGCGTGATCAACGCCGATACCTCGCTGCACCTGCCCGACTTCCGCGCTGCGGAACGGACCTTTCAGCTGGTGACCCAGGTGGCCGGACGCACCGGCCGCGGCGCCAGGGCGGGGCGCGTGCTGGTGCAAACCTTCAGCCCCGAACACCCCGCGATCCAGGCGGCGCTCCAGCACGACTATTACCGCTTTGCCGCCGGCGAACTGCCGATCCGGAAGGAGTTTGGCTATCCGCCTTTTGAGCAGGTTATTCGCCTGATCGTCCGCGGGCCGATCGAAGAGCAGACCGAGCAGTTCGCCGACCTGATCACGGA is part of the Lignipirellula cremea genome and encodes:
- a CDS encoding 3-hydroxyacyl-ACP dehydratase FabZ family protein; this encodes MTLEKIHAAIPHRRPMLLLDEIVEQSENQIQCRKTFTPDEFFFQGHYPDFPLVPGVILCESAMQAGAVLLSTYAAAAEGAVPVATRLGDVKFKKMVRPGDTILLNVTLNERLADTFFLTAKVTLDGKLAARFDFACTMAKVE
- a CDS encoding DinB family protein, producing MSVFETFTQHFEFNRGRTLGLLERMEREADLPAALAWRPGAGRAHIAWQLMHIGITEEIFAVERLAKGTGKFSDLWSRFQGGSTPDDQIPSADEIRQVLATGREELLGTLAGLSESQLGDIMWEARDGRKLTLLSVLQIISWHEAHHQGQAHITFNLFKAS
- a CDS encoding prenyltransferase/squalene oxidase repeat-containing protein, yielding MSQNLTADPAESEEEYYEESIHDGHRFVFFTAAPSWLVSLVVHMVLLVILGMWTLSVDDGSGDVNQLVVAPPAIEEPIDEVEELEEMVKPEVSTEEVVVTPSPIVSDMVFDTPVEVTEEVTLANDIEAAAVSVMLSDFGPTTAPRNDLLATVGAMAGHGVDGRGVKARAQMISKYGGNESSEAAVAAALRWLAEHQYPDGGWSYDHTLGRCQGRCANTGEMDTARNAATAMALLPFLGAGHTHLEGEYKETVRGGLQYLVAHIKNDHGAGSFHEAGGSMYSHGLATICLCEAYAMTQDRGLLIPAQASLNFVSYAQDPVGGGWGYSARSAGDTSIVGWQIMGLKSGHMGYLQVPPNTVRGAMKFLDSVQAESGAYYGYRDPAAKRPATTAVGLLCRMYLGWKKEEPALQRGVEFLASRGPSKTDMYYNYYATQVVKHVGGENWDKWNVQMRDYLVSVQDKDGHQKGSFHFGGGHASRAGRLYSTCMATMILEVYYRHMPIYGNKAAEEEFPL
- the priA gene encoding replication restart helicase PriA, which gives rise to MNQEQKRLFDTDPAPWDLDEAEEKCVATVVFSEPPFGPFDYLVPTRLQGRIEAGRRLQAPLGRGNRVVTAYCVSVEFRPTTRRLKEIRTVIDDAALLSPAMLRLTSWIAEQYLCPWGKAIEAVVPAGVRGQAGSREMTFLSVPRNVAAKLTTLKLPPKQQEALERLAASTRAMTPAELADAAHCTMGPIAALRKKGLVDAEVRRVQQGDHEIPSEPPGEKLTLNPAQQAALDAIRRTLDSAKHETLLVHGVTGSGKTEIYIRAIEEVIRFGRQAIVLVPEISLTPQTRQRFRSRFQSVAVLHSRLTPSERHWHWQRIAEGKIEVIVGARSAIFAPTPNLGLIVLDEEHDASFKQDSEPRYHAREVALRRAQEEQIPLVLGSATPALESWQRALSGQFRRIDLPLRVADRPFPLTEAIDLRAEFTHQGSRGAISRPLHNAMRTALEDEGQIILLLNRRGFSTNIQCPACGHVVKCDQCDIALTHHRDGDQAICHYCDYRIPPPPSCPECQFAGIRYGGLGTQRLETEVKARFPDTSCVRMDSDSMQKPGSHEKALASFRAGDVRILLGTQMIAKGLDFPNVTLVGVINADTSLHLPDFRAAERTFQLVTQVAGRTGRGARAGRVLVQTFSPEHPAIQAALQHDYYRFAAGELPIRKEFGYPPFEQVIRLIVRGPIEEQTEQFADLITDRMRARIEDQQFDARVMGPAPAPISRLRGKFRYHALLQGPSGDQLRDVARHAAIDLPVIDELQWIFDVDPTSLL
- a CDS encoding MerR family transcriptional regulator, which encodes MSDSPAADDELLENSAAEETPAEAAADRFAAQAVDELAEEEAADELAEEEAVTAAEPAPGIPQLSQKRIAFVGKLGGVNQREAQRIVRQHGGVSVPRVEESVDWIVIGADSLPLGEHEESLSESIRDAAAKGQLEILSETEFWSRLGYVEGGPGVRELYTPAMLADLLEVPVSAIRRWLRRGLITPVREVKRLPYFDFQEVASARRLAKLIAAGASPAAIEKKLAELARYLPDVDRPLAQLSILVEGRQILLRSGEGLIEPGGQLRLDFEAAEAAEAVQDSALAFPPSPEPTSPEELMEAAAQVEDEGQLELAIELLRAALAAGGPRPEACFQLAEWLYRQGDLAGARERYYMAIEVDEDYVEARANLGCVLAELGQLELAVAAFQGALSRHDDYPDVLYHLARTLDDLGRQREADQNWRKFLEGAPTSPWADEARQRLGEDWN